In the Coturnix japonica isolate 7356 chromosome 6, Coturnix japonica 2.1, whole genome shotgun sequence genome, one interval contains:
- the LOC107315833 gene encoding dual specificity protein phosphatase 13-like, with protein MSGEEVLGPLDSSGPGTCMEDVPSLKELEQLLNTGRPSCNHVDEVWPNLFLGDLVTAHNRFILWKMGVTHVLNAAHGTVYSQGGQDFYGATIDYYGVPAYDLPSFDISQFFFSAAEFIHKALNTPGAKILVHCAVGVSRSASLVLAYLMINHHLPLVEAIKTVKEHRWISPNRGFLKHLRNLDVQLRQKKGC; from the exons ATGTCTGGGGAGGAAGTATTGGGTCCCTTGGATTCCTCAGGTCCTGGGACATGCATGGAGGATGTCCCCTCACTtaaggagctggagcagctcctgaacACTGGGCGGCCCTCTTGTAACCACGTCGATGAAGTGTGGCCTAATCTCTTCTTGGGAGACCT AGTAACAGCTcacaacagatttattttgtggAAGATGGGTGTTACCCACGTTTTAAATGCTGCCCACGGCACAGTGTACAGCCAAGGAGGCCAGGACTTCTATGGAGCGACCATTGATTATTATGGTGTGCCAGCATATGACCTCCCCAGCTTTGATATAAGccagttctttttctctgcagcagaatttATCCACAAAGCCTTGAACACACCAGGAG cTAAAATTTTGGTACATTGTGCAGTTGGAGTAAGCAGGTCAGCATCTCTAGTCCTAGCATATCTCATGATAAATCACCACCTGCCATTGGTTGAAGCCATCAAAACAGTGAAGGAACATCGATGGATTTCACCCAATCGTGGCTTTCTGAAACACCTGAGAAATTTGGATGTTCAGCTACGGCAAAAGAAGGGCTGCTGA